One stretch of Pelmatolapia mariae isolate MD_Pm_ZW linkage group LG3_W, Pm_UMD_F_2, whole genome shotgun sequence DNA includes these proteins:
- the LOC134624297 gene encoding butyrophilin-like protein 2, translated as MKLLQLLLLSSVSQHALTVVVEVYEGERSVLLPCQFTGFIPDDPTVMWTHRDLHPKSVHLRREGGDDLRGQNQLYSGRTSMRPDALDTGDFSLTLKSLQLTDTGSYTCSISDGREELRLKDLQLKVKDQQVEVKVEEGSEFVILPCKTKPDLPEDTSVEWTHSDRELTVTQVHSKNSDHLKQLDNLYCGRAKMNEDLLRTGDLSLTLKYPTVRDSGGYICTIYRDKDILRQKVVLQVKEPFLIWNIVHVVLLVLLVVSGGLLFHFRHYFMPVYQVVVDPGVESVQLPCKTTLRLPKDAIVEWKDGSMYDRKLHVYQNGSEQSKKQHEDYRGRTEMKRSLLKPGDLSLTLKYPTNEDTNTYTCTVYSKEGNILMKKQVVLIFRVCQVEVKEGAESVQLPCKTRLNLLEVAKVEWKERGNRKVHVYKNGSDQPEEQHQDYRDRTTMNEDLLQSGDLSLTLKYPTEEDNSTYTCTVYSREGNILLKKQVKLKVRVCQVEVEEGAESVQLPFKTSRNLPEDSEVEWVHYNPKKTIHVYKNGSDQPEEQDQDYRNRTKLNEDLLKTGDLSLTLKYPTESDSGEHKCVVYGKIWREKTVLLKVKGSRSNNGQ; from the exons atgaagctgctgcagctgctgctcctcagCAGCG tttcccagcatgcccttACTGTGGTAGTGGAAGTATATGAAGGGGAAAgatctgtcctgctgccctgtcagTTCACAGGTTTTATACCTGATGACCCCACAGTGATGTGGACTCACAGAGATCTTCATCCCAAATCTGTCCACCTAAGACGAGAAGGAGGAGACGATCTCAGAGGACAAAACCAGCTTTACAGCGGGCGCACATCAATGAGGCCTGATGCTCTGGACACTGGagacttcagcctcactctgaaAAGCCTCCAACTGACTGACACTGGCAGCTACACCTGCTCCATCAGTGATGGGAGAGAAGAACTGAGACTTAAAGATTTACagctgaaggtcaaag ACCAGCAGGTGGAGGTGAAGGTGGAGGAAGGCTCAGAGTTTGTCATTCTGCCctgcaaaacaaaacctgaCCTGCCTGAGGACACCAGTGTGGAGTGGACTCACTCTGACCGAGAACTCACAGTGACCCAAGTGCATTCAAAAAACAGTGATCACCTGAAACAGCTGGACAACCTTTACTGCGGCCGCGCAAAGATGAACGAAGACctgctgagaactggagacctcagtctgaccctgaaataccccacagtgagagacagtggaggatacatctgcaccatctacagggacaaagacatcctgagacagaaagtagtgctgcaggtcaaag AACCATTTCTAATCTGGAACATTGTTCAtgtggttctcctggttcttcttgtggtttctggaggtcttttatttcatttccggCACTATTTCATGCCAG tttACCAGGTGGTGGTGGAtccaggggtggagtctgtccagctgccctgcaAAACCACACTCCGCCTGCCCAAAGACGCTATAGTGGAGTGGAAGGATGGTTCTATGTATGACAGGAAGCTCCACGTGTATCAGAACGGATCAGAGCAGTCTAAAAAACAGCATGAGGATTACAGAGGCCGAACAGAGATGAAGAGAAGCCTGCTGAAACccggagacctcagtctgaccctgaaataccccacaaatgaagacacaaacacctacacctgcactgtTTACAGCaaggagggaaacatcctgatgAAGAAACAAGTGGTGCTCATcttcagag tctgtcaggtggaggtgaaggagggggcggagtcGGTCCAGCTGCCCTGCAAAACCAGACTTAACCTGCTTGAAGTTGCTAAAGTAGAGTGGAAGGAACGAGGcaacaggaaggtccacgtgtataagaacggctctgaccagcctgaagaacagcaccaggattacagagaccgaacaacaatgaatgaagacctgctgcaatctggagacctcagtctgaccctgaaataccccacagaggaagacaactccacctacacctgcaccgtctacagcagggagggaaacatcctgctgaagaagcaagtgaagctgaaagtcagag tctgtcaggtggaggtggaggagggagcggagtctgtccagctgcccttcaaaacaTCACGGAACCTGCCTGAAGATTCTGAAGTGGAGTGGGTACACTATAACCCAAAGAAGACGATCCATGTATataagaacggctctgaccagcctgaagaacaggacCAGGATTACAGAAACCGAACGAAgctgaatgaagacctgctgaaaactggagacctcagtctgaccctgaaataccccacagagagTGACAGTGGAGAACACAAATGTGTAGTGTATGGGAAGATCTGGAGAGAGAAAACTGTGCTGCTCAAAGTCAAAG gttcAAGGTCAAACAACGGACAATAG